The Pogona vitticeps strain Pit_001003342236 chromosome 7, PviZW2.1, whole genome shotgun sequence genome segment gggtgggtggcagccAATTCAATCACCTCCTTCATTAACTGTGATGTGGAGTTCAAACTGGAGGGCTCCCATTCAAAGATGAGAAACTGCCagtttggggactacaactccccaaatcccccagatGCATGCAGCAGGAGCTGTGGGATACTGGTTGCTGCAGTCCAAAGAGGAAACCCTTCCCATCTCTGCCATCAGAGGGACTGTTCATTTGCCCTCAAAGTCAATTCAAAGCGCAGGCGAGTCCTCCCCACCCAGAAGCCCCTCTGTAGCTTTCAAGGTCAGCCTCACACTTACCTTTTCTTTGGGGGCGGCTCTTCTTCCTCagagtcttcctcctcctcctcctcttccgacTCCTCTTTCTCTGAGTCTTCCTCGTCTTCCTCGTCTTCTTGTGCTTTTTGTTTCTCTGGGAACAGGACGCTTGGGCTGCAGTGGTGGGAGAGAAAAGGGCAGCTGAGtagccgttccccccccccggctttgcCACGCTGAGTTAGGAAGAGTGTTCacaaaggaccccccccccctccttccctgggCACCTCTGAGCACTGCCCAGGCCAACCAAATAAGCTGATTGCAAGTGACCAAATGGGTTGGTGAATATCCCTTGGAACGGACTCCCCCAGAAAGTGGCAAACAGAGGCCGGATGGCCACCAGTCCTGGATTCCTCCACTGCAGAGTTCCTGCATCAGCCATGAGATGGACTAGGTGACCTCCCAAGACCCCTTCGTTCTCTGCAGAGGTTGGAGCTCTAATCCATGGACCGCCAGACAGGGTGGAAAGAAACCCAGGCATGAAAGAAGGGTCCCAGCTGCCTCTTACCTGGGATAGTAGGGGAAGCACAGCTGGAAGGTGCCGCTGAAGCCCTTCCCAGAAATCTGTTCCATCCATCCGTACTTCTCACATTTCTGCAGAGTCCTCTTCAGAAGGTGGACTGTGGGGtcaggagagagaggggggcctAAGGAGGAGAGCCTCCAGGACTTGCTCCCATCCGCACAACACGTGATATGCCGGGCGAGAGCCCACCTCTAGCCCTAAAAGAGACCTCTGCAGCCTTTGCAACCCCGTTTTCCTGGGAGTCTGAGATGCACCCACCAGGGTTCGCAGCAGCCCTGCGGGGACCAAACGCTCACAGGAGGAGATGGCGCAAGAGAGCTGCCCAAGCCAAATATTTCCAAGGCTATTTAGGTGCTTCCACCTTCCCAAGCAGCCTCCTGGGAGCTGAATCTACCTGCTCCCTTTGCTGCCTCGTCCCAGGCACGGAGGGGACTCTGCGCTCCTCCCACCTTTTGCATTAAAtgcttttccctctcttctcatCTCTGACAAAGCCTGAAGAGATTGCCGCCACAGGGCGAGCTTCCACCTGGCCCTTGCTCCTCTTCCCTgggcaggaaaggaaaggggaagatcACAAACCCTCCTAAGGAACCGAGCGACTGCAAGGAGTGCTATCAGACAGTAAGGGCTCAGAAATCCCCTTCTGAACCGTTCTTTTACCATATATTCTGAAATTAGCACCTGCCTCCTTCTCCGATGGTTGTTCCAAGTGTAAAGaacatgtattttgttttgttatgcttCTAGGACCAGTGCCTTAAGGTACAGAGGCCAGGCACCACATAGGGTCACGCTTTGTTCCAGCAGAATAGAAGCAGGAAACTCTGCTTTGAGCTGCCCACGGACCCCCTCCTGGCAGAGAGAACAGGCCTCATTGAACCTACAAGGCAGCCTGCATGGATAATTGACTGGATGGCTTCCATCAAGCCACATATTCTTGCCAAAATGTGGCTATTTTCAACAGCAGGCAtctcttttaaaacacacacgGAGAACAAGCGAGGGAGAGGGGCCTACACTCAAGTTTtcccacagtgtgtgtgtgtgtttgtgtgcatgttatAAGGGCTAATTTTAAAACCCGAGATCTGCGAGGAGTGACCCGATCTCCTTCCTACCCTGGAAGCTGGAATTTGTGCCCGGATGCTTCTCCAAGACGTATTTTTTCAGGGCGGTGGTGGAACAGGTCTTGGGCTCATTCATGGCCGCAATGGCAGAGAGGATGGCATCTTCCATCAGGCTCCCACCCAGCAGAGGCTTCTCCCCAGATTTCTTCAACTGtttaaaatcaacaacaaaacacatcAGGACACCTTGGCCCGGCCCAGCCTGGCCCCACCGCCCACCTGATCTCCCTCCCGCCTGGGTAAAGGCAGGAGTGGCCGCTGCCAACCTGAAATGTTCCGGAAGCTCCTTTGCCTGTGATCTGCTCCAGCTGGCCCTTCTCCACTGCCCTCTGCAAGGCATTCTTCAGCAGCTGGGGTCTACaggacagggagagggagagggagagggagagagggaagcccCCCTGTTACGAGCACCTTTTCGCTGGGACCAGTCTGCCAAGAAAACAGATGGGGAAGGGGGACGCAAGAGGGCCTCCCTTCTGCTACCTACAGGGAGTGTCACTCCTGGTGGCCTGCCAATGGCCAAGATGAAACCACGGAGGAGCTGATGGGCTTCTGCAGAAACAAGAATTCCCCCAAGCAGAACTGAGAGGCTTCCTACTTGGGCCTGGGGTTTACAAAAGAACTCAGAAGGGCTCTCCTAAAACCACAAGAGATGGTCCCGACAGGCCCCAGTGAACCTCACGGCTAAGCAGGGGTGAGACTCCAGGCCTCTGGAGTCCCCAccgggactcccccccccccccggcctcagCCTTCTTGCCGGCCAACTACAAGGAAGGCAGAAAGCGCTGAACTGAGAAAACGATGCTGGGGCTGTGGGCCCAGCTGTTTCCACCCACCTGATGTCCACTTTCAGCTTGGGGTAATACTGGGAGACATATTTTTTGATCAGACTGTATGAGGCTTCCTTCGGCTCACAAAGGCGGGTGAAGGCCAACGGGAGGATGTCTTCCAGCTTCATCTGCTGCTCCGGGCCGGAGGCCGAAGAACTCCTCTGAAAGACCAAGACCAGGCCGCCCCCTGCTTTTCTAGACATTGCCCGTTCAAAGGGACCACCAACACGACTGTCCTGAGGTTTAGGCACTTCACACGAgggtttttctccccctcctccctccctctctctctcacatacaaagGACAGGCCAGTCCTTCCTTGCGTGTCTCCATGCAGCCTCACGACAGGTGAGTAAGTGGCTGCATCTGTGGAATATCAGCTTTCTTTGGAAGAAGCAGATGACTTGATCCATACAGTTCTAAACACCTCTTTGCTGGAAACTCTGGAAATTACTTTTCTTACGGAGAATAAAGCAAGCCACCATGGGAAGGGCTCGGCCCATGGGCTACTGAGCCGACTCCTCTGATAGCCAGGTtactctgggtgggtgggtgggtgggtgggtttgtcgCCTTTCATAACTGCTGCCCCCTCTGGGAGCAGAAGGTGGGCCTCCGGCACCTCCACCCAGCTTACCTTCCGATCCCGTGATTTGGAGGCTGTTTTCCCTGAGTTTGGGGCCACCACAAAGCTCCCCGAGGCTCCTTTTCCTTTCACCTAGATCAGCAAAGGGAGAAGGCTGCAGGCACAGGGTCGGCTTCGGATCTCTCCCACTCCACCTGCCCCTGCTTCCATCCGGGATCAGCTCAGCAGCTCGATGCATAGCCCAGCCTGGCCGAGCTCCTGCCCTGCTGGGCCACAGCAGCGCCTGCAACTCGGGGCCCTTACCTGCCGAATGACTCCTCGCTCCAGCTCCCGCTTGAGGGCCTGTTTCAGGAGGAAGCCCCTTCGCTCCAGCTCCAGGGAAGGATACTTGTTGATGATGTACTTCCGGATGGCGACCACGGAGGCCCCGCCCTTCTGGTAGCAAGCCTGGAAGGGAACCGATTCGTTCTGTGAGCCGCCAGTCTTAGGGCCAAGGGAGCAGGGACGGAAAGGGTGCAAATCAGGGATGGAGGGAAAAAAGGGCAGCCACGGTCAACTTTGTGGTGTGGCAGCTCCACCAAGTGGGTGCTTCAAGCActcctttgtttttgtcttgtaTTTTCAGAGAAAGGCAGAAGGGTTCACCCTTCA includes the following:
- the HP1BP3 gene encoding heterochromatin protein 1-binding protein 3 isoform X2 gives rise to the protein MATDLSEADPAGPKALPLLTGAPLDKWSETTEDGTMPIRRAVNSSTRETPPKSKPVEGEEAKPDPDISSEESASTVEEQENETPPPAPPETEPPKEVEAEEKGEAKPAEEAKKDEKDPAAKEKEKKVKKTIPAWATLSASQLARAQKQTHMAASSRPKMDAILIEAIKACYQKGGASVVAIRKYIINKYPSLELERRGFLLKQALKRELERGVIRQVKGKGASGSFVVAPNSGKTASKSRDRKRSSSASGPEQQMKLEDILPLAFTRLCEPKEASYSLIKKYVSQYYPKLKVDIRPQLLKNALQRAVEKGQLEQITGKGASGTFQLKKSGEKPLLGGSLMEDAILSAIAAMNEPKTCSTTALKKYVLEKHPGTNSSFQVHLLKRTLQKCEKYGWMEQISGKGFSGTFQLCFPYYPSPSVLFPEKQKAQEDEEDEEDSEKEESEEEEEEEDSEEEEPPPKKRVQKRPPPKARSRASALVKRREAKPKPRKAPKAHRGKAKPPPKAKATPAKKAKPAPPRVAAKNLSGNGPAPKKPAVNAKKDLKPSAKGKKGKPSVRKSLRMKKK
- the HP1BP3 gene encoding heterochromatin protein 1-binding protein 3 isoform X1 gives rise to the protein MPIRRAVNSSTRETPPKSKPVEGEEAKPDPDISSEESASTVEEQENETPPPAPPETEPPKEVEAEEKGEAKPAEEAKKDEKDPAAKEKEKKVKKTIPAWATLSASQLARAQKQTHMAASSRPKMDAILIEAIKACYQKGGASVVAIRKYIINKYPSLELERRGFLLKQALKRELERGVIRQVKGKGASGSFVVAPNSGKTASKSRDRKRSSSASGPEQQMKLEDILPLAFTRLCEPKEASYSLIKKYVSQYYPKLKVDIRPQLLKNALQRAVEKGQLEQITGKGASGTFQLKKSGEKPLLGGSLMEDAILSAIAAMNEPKTCSTTALKKYVLEKHPGTNSSFQVHLLKRTLQKCEKYGWMEQISGKGFSGTFQLCFPYYPSPSVLFPEKQKAQEDEEDEEDSEKEESEEEEEEEDSEEEEPPPKKRVQKRPPPKARSRASALVKRREAKPKPRKAPKAHRGKAKPPPKAKATPAKKAKPAPPRVAAKNLSGNGPAPKKPAVNAKKDLKPSAKGKKGKPSVRKSLRMKKK